Proteins encoded by one window of Clostridium perfringens:
- the rny gene encoding ribonuclease Y — protein MVVGILIGIIILGVVGFIQYTLIQKASKNRVESLEKEASLTLEEAKREAESTKKEAILEAKEEVHKLRADLDKETRDRRNEIQRFERRLIQREESLDKKGEMLEKREDSINKKSIEIQELEERVQNLYGEQRAELERISNLSSEDARTLLLDEVRREIKHESAMLIKELETKAKEEADKKSREIITTAIQRCAADHVSETTVHVVALPNDEMKGRIIGREGRNIRTLETLTGVDLIIDDTPEAVILSSFDPIRREVARIALEKLIVDGRIHPARIEEMVERAIKDVENDIKEEGEQATFETGVHGLHPEIIKLLGRLKYRTSYGQNVLKHSIEVSYLAGLMASELGLDVNLARRAGLLHDIGKGVDQEYEGPHAVIGGELAKKYHESPAVVNAIAAHHGDTEMQTLEAVLVQAADAISAARPGARRETLEAYIKRLEKLEEIATSYEGVEKSYAIQAGREIRIMVKPDQVDDAGAIEMARNIVKKIEEQLEYPGQIKINVIRETRAVDYAK, from the coding sequence ATGGTAGTAGGAATACTTATAGGAATAATAATATTAGGGGTAGTAGGGTTTATTCAATACACTCTTATACAAAAAGCTTCAAAAAATAGGGTGGAAAGCTTAGAAAAAGAAGCTAGTTTAACACTTGAGGAGGCTAAAAGAGAAGCTGAATCAACAAAGAAAGAAGCCATATTAGAAGCTAAAGAAGAGGTGCACAAACTAAGAGCAGATCTTGATAAAGAAACTCGTGACAGAAGAAATGAGATTCAAAGGTTTGAAAGAAGACTTATCCAAAGGGAAGAGTCATTAGATAAAAAAGGTGAAATGCTTGAAAAAAGAGAAGATAGCATAAACAAAAAATCTATAGAGATTCAAGAACTTGAAGAACGTGTACAAAATTTATACGGTGAACAAAGAGCTGAACTTGAGAGAATTTCAAATCTTTCAAGTGAAGACGCAAGAACATTATTATTAGATGAAGTAAGAAGAGAAATAAAACATGAATCAGCTATGCTGATCAAAGAACTTGAGACTAAGGCCAAAGAAGAAGCTGATAAAAAATCAAGAGAAATAATTACTACTGCTATTCAAAGATGTGCAGCAGATCATGTTTCTGAAACTACAGTACATGTTGTTGCCCTACCTAATGATGAGATGAAAGGAAGAATCATTGGTAGAGAAGGTAGAAATATAAGAACTTTAGAAACATTAACAGGAGTTGACTTAATAATAGATGATACTCCAGAGGCTGTTATTCTTTCAAGCTTCGATCCAATAAGAAGAGAAGTTGCTAGAATAGCTTTAGAAAAATTAATTGTAGATGGAAGAATTCATCCAGCTAGAATTGAAGAAATGGTAGAAAGAGCTATTAAAGATGTAGAAAATGACATTAAGGAAGAGGGAGAACAAGCAACTTTCGAAACTGGTGTTCATGGATTACATCCAGAAATAATTAAGCTTCTAGGAAGACTAAAGTACAGAACAAGTTATGGTCAAAATGTTTTAAAACATTCAATAGAGGTTTCATATTTAGCAGGATTAATGGCATCTGAATTAGGTTTAGATGTAAATCTAGCTAGAAGAGCAGGTCTTTTACATGATATAGGTAAAGGGGTTGACCAAGAATATGAGGGTCCTCATGCTGTTATAGGTGGAGAACTTGCAAAGAAATATCATGAATCACCAGCTGTGGTAAATGCTATAGCAGCCCATCATGGTGATACAGAAATGCAAACTCTTGAAGCAGTACTTGTTCAAGCAGCAGATGCTATATCAGCAGCTAGACCTGGTGCAAGAAGAGAAACTTTAGAAGCTTATATTAAGAGATTAGAAAAATTAGAAGAAATAGCTACTTCATATGAAGGTGTAGAAAAGTCATATGCCATTCAAGCTGGAAGAGAAATTAGAATTATGGTTAAACCAGATCAAGTTGACGATGCAGGGGCAATTGAGATGGCGAGAAATATTGTTAAGAAGATAGAAGAACAATTAGAGTATCCAGGTCAAATCAAGATAAATGTAATAAGAGAAACCCGTGCAGTTGACTATGCTAAATAA
- a CDS encoding stage V sporulation protein S, translating into MEVLKVSTKSNPNSVAGALAAIIKERNTVEIQAVGAGAINQAVKAIAIARGFVAPSGKDIVCIPAFTDIEIDGEERTAIKLIIQPR; encoded by the coding sequence ATGGAAGTATTAAAGGTATCAACTAAATCAAATCCTAATTCAGTAGCAGGCGCACTAGCAGCTATAATAAAAGAAAGAAATACTGTAGAGATACAAGCAGTAGGAGCTGGAGCTATAAATCAAGCTGTAAAGGCTATAGCCATAGCAAGAGGCTTTGTGGCTCCAAGTGGAAAAGATATAGTTTGTATTCCTGCATTCACAGACATCGAAATTGATGGTGAAGAAAGAACAGCTATAAAGCTTATAATACAACCAAGATAA
- a CDS encoding pyridoxal phosphate-dependent aminotransferase: MILSRKAQNIGASLTLALTAKAGELKKEGIDVVSFGVGEPDFNTPKNIIEAATRAMEEGNTKYTATSGIVELKEVIAKKLHDDNGLNYGTKNIIISTGAKQSLANVFMAILNPGDEVIIPVPYWVSYPELVKLSDGVPVFIETKKENDFKVTYDELKSVLSKNTKAIVINSPNNPTGTVYSKKDLEVIAKFAEENDLIIISDEIYEKLIYGKEEHISIASLSEDAFKRTVVINGFSKAYAMTGWRIGYAACYNEELIKVMNNVQSHMTSNTNSIAQFAALEALNGDQETIKNMVKEFSLRRELMIELISEIEDLTFIEPKGAFYVMIDVSKVLKKANIKGSMEFANLLLKEENVVVIPGIAFGEDNFIRLSYATSKEEIIKGLKRIKEFVNKLMNRD, encoded by the coding sequence ATGATATTATCTAGAAAAGCACAAAATATAGGGGCATCACTAACTTTAGCCTTAACAGCTAAAGCAGGTGAATTAAAAAAAGAAGGAATAGATGTAGTAAGCTTTGGAGTAGGTGAGCCTGATTTTAATACACCTAAGAATATAATAGAAGCTGCCACTAGAGCTATGGAAGAAGGAAATACAAAATACACAGCCACATCTGGAATAGTAGAGTTAAAAGAGGTCATAGCAAAGAAATTACATGATGATAATGGACTTAACTATGGAACTAAAAATATAATTATTTCAACAGGAGCTAAACAATCTTTAGCTAATGTATTTATGGCGATTTTAAATCCAGGAGATGAGGTTATAATACCAGTACCATATTGGGTAAGTTATCCTGAGCTAGTTAAATTAAGTGATGGAGTTCCTGTTTTTATAGAAACAAAAAAAGAAAATGATTTTAAGGTTACTTATGACGAATTAAAATCAGTTTTAAGTAAAAATACAAAGGCAATAGTAATAAATTCACCAAATAATCCAACAGGAACAGTATATTCAAAAAAAGATTTAGAAGTTATTGCGAAATTTGCTGAGGAAAATGATCTTATAATAATTTCTGATGAAATATATGAAAAACTTATATATGGAAAAGAAGAGCATATAAGTATTGCTTCCTTAAGTGAAGATGCCTTCAAGAGAACAGTAGTTATAAATGGATTTTCTAAGGCTTATGCAATGACTGGATGGAGAATTGGATATGCAGCTTGTTATAATGAAGAGCTAATTAAGGTAATGAACAATGTTCAAAGTCATATGACATCAAATACAAATAGTATAGCTCAATTTGCTGCCTTAGAAGCCTTAAATGGAGATCAAGAAACTATAAAGAATATGGTTAAGGAATTTAGTTTAAGAAGAGAGCTTATGATAGAGCTTATAAGTGAAATTGAAGATCTTACTTTTATAGAGCCAAAGGGTGCCTTTTATGTAATGATTGATGTGTCTAAGGTTCTAAAAAAAGCTAATATAAAGGGTTCAATGGAATTTGCAAATCTATTACTAAAAGAGGAAAATGTTGTTGTAATACCTGGAATAGCTTTTGGGGAAGATAATTTTATAAGACTATCTTATGCTACATCTAAAGAGGAAATAATTAAGGGCTTAAAAAGAATAAAAGAATTTGTTAATAAACTTATGAATAGGGATTAA
- a CDS encoding HPr family phosphocarrier protein, giving the protein MVTKEVIVKNSTGLHARPATLLVKKASAFKSDISLEYNGKKANVKSLIGVLSLGVSKDANVKVIASGDDEALAAEEIAKLIENLEE; this is encoded by the coding sequence ATGGTAACTAAAGAAGTTATAGTTAAAAATTCAACAGGATTACATGCTAGACCAGCAACTTTACTAGTAAAAAAAGCTTCAGCTTTCAAATCAGACATAAGCTTAGAGTACAATGGAAAAAAAGCTAATGTTAAGAGCTTAATCGGAGTTTTATCATTAGGAGTTTCTAAAGATGCTAATGTTAAGGTTATCGCTAGTGGTGATGATGAAGCTTTAGCAGCTGAAGAAATAGCTAAGTTAATCGAAAATTTAGAAGAGTAA
- the purB gene encoding adenylosuccinate lyase gives MKNLYSTPLNSRYASKEMSYIFSDDMKFSTWRKLWVALAEGEKELGLNITDEQIEELKSHISDINYEEAIKKEKEVRHDVMSHVYAYGLQCPSAKGIIHLGATSCYVGDNTDVIIMRDALLLIKKKIVAVLNNLKRFALEYKDMPTLGFTHFQPAQLTTVGKRATLWMQDLVMDMENIDFLLSTLKLRGVKGTTGTQASFMNLFEGDEEKVKALDKIVAEKMGFKKSFGVTGQTYPRKLDSIILNTLSEIAQSAYKFSNDLRLLQSMKEIEEPFEKNQIGSSAMAYKRNPMRSERMGALARYVIVDALNPAITASTQWFERTLDDSANKRIAVAEAFLALDGVLNLYINIAENMVVYDKVIEAHVNQELPFMATENIMMESVKKGGDRQELHERIRVHSMDAAQRVKGEGLNNDLIERIISDPSFNLSKEEIIAIIDPVKFVGRAPSQVVEFIDEYVNPIIEANKDAASLSSDITV, from the coding sequence GTGAAAAATTTATATAGCACACCATTGAATTCAAGATATGCGTCAAAAGAGATGTCATATATTTTCTCAGATGATATGAAATTCTCAACATGGAGAAAATTATGGGTTGCTCTTGCAGAGGGTGAAAAAGAATTAGGATTAAATATAACTGACGAGCAAATAGAAGAGCTTAAAAGTCATATTTCAGATATAAATTACGAAGAAGCAATAAAAAAAGAAAAAGAAGTTAGACACGATGTTATGAGTCACGTTTATGCATATGGACTTCAATGTCCTTCAGCAAAAGGTATCATACATTTAGGAGCAACAAGCTGCTATGTTGGAGATAATACAGATGTAATAATAATGAGAGATGCATTATTATTAATAAAGAAAAAAATAGTTGCAGTTTTAAATAATTTAAAAAGATTTGCTTTAGAATATAAGGATATGCCTACTCTAGGATTTACTCATTTCCAACCAGCACAGCTTACTACTGTAGGTAAGAGAGCTACATTATGGATGCAAGATTTAGTAATGGATATGGAGAACATAGATTTTCTATTATCAACTTTAAAATTAAGAGGGGTAAAAGGAACTACTGGTACTCAAGCAAGCTTTATGAATCTTTTTGAAGGTGATGAAGAAAAGGTTAAGGCTTTAGATAAAATCGTTGCAGAAAAAATGGGATTTAAAAAGAGTTTTGGAGTTACAGGTCAAACTTATCCAAGAAAATTAGATTCTATAATTTTAAATACATTATCAGAAATTGCACAAAGTGCATATAAATTCTCAAATGACTTAAGATTACTTCAAAGTATGAAAGAAATAGAAGAACCATTTGAAAAAAATCAAATAGGATCATCAGCTATGGCATATAAGAGAAATCCTATGAGAAGTGAAAGAATGGGAGCATTAGCTAGATATGTTATAGTAGATGCATTAAATCCAGCGATTACGGCTTCAACTCAATGGTTTGAGAGAACATTAGATGATTCAGCTAATAAGAGAATTGCAGTAGCAGAAGCTTTCTTAGCTTTAGATGGAGTTTTAAATCTTTATATAAATATTGCTGAGAATATGGTAGTTTATGATAAAGTTATTGAAGCTCATGTAAATCAAGAATTACCTTTCATGGCAACTGAAAATATAATGATGGAATCAGTTAAAAAAGGCGGAGATAGACAAGAACTTCATGAAAGAATAAGAGTTCATTCTATGGATGCTGCTCAAAGAGTTAAAGGAGAAGGGCTTAATAATGATTTAATAGAAAGAATAATAAGTGATCCTTCATTTAATCTTTCTAAAGAAGAAATTATAGCTATAATAGATCCAGTTAAATTTGTTGGTAGAGCTCCAAGCCAAGTTGTAGAGTTTATTGATGAGTATGTAAACCCTATAATAGAAGCTAATAAGGATGCAGCTAGCTTAAGTAGTGATATAACAGTTTAA
- a CDS encoding single-stranded DNA-binding protein, protein MNKVDLIGRVATKIEVKESKNKKKYVRFRIAVNSFNGREETTTFLSVITWSKSTVDFLEKFVNIGDLVSVSGEIVESRYESESGEVRYYTNIQTSNINLLNKAKEKEIS, encoded by the coding sequence ATGAATAAAGTGGATCTTATTGGAAGAGTTGCTACTAAAATTGAAGTTAAGGAATCTAAAAATAAGAAAAAATATGTTAGATTCAGAATAGCTGTTAATAGTTTTAATGGAAGAGAAGAAACAACGACCTTTTTAAGCGTAATTACTTGGAGTAAATCTACAGTGGATTTCTTAGAGAAATTTGTGAACATAGGAGACTTAGTCTCTGTAAGTGGAGAAATAGTAGAGAGTAGATACGAAAGTGAAAGTGGAGAAGTTAGATATTATACAAATATACAAACTTCTAATATAAATCTTCTTAATAAAGCAAAGGAAAAAGAGATTTCATAG
- a CDS encoding 3'-5' exonuclease: MKLLFFDTETTGVKPGSICQLSYILVDTSTKPQKTIGKNIFFTVDEMEPEAERIHGFSLEKLYELSEGMYFEDLYADFINDFLEADFIIGHNVQFDIKFLKHELLGLGEFFEPNNVFCTMKYYKDICKILRPTGDYKNPKLEEVIKHLNITDSEISETANKYFQGSGNYHDARFDTAATYLTVINGIKKGLIPRNYFTKLLEAK; the protein is encoded by the coding sequence ATGAAATTACTTTTTTTTGATACAGAAACTACAGGAGTCAAACCTGGAAGCATATGTCAGCTTAGTTATATCCTTGTAGACACTTCAACTAAACCTCAAAAAACAATAGGTAAAAATATATTCTTTACAGTTGATGAAATGGAACCAGAAGCTGAAAGAATCCATGGTTTTTCCTTAGAGAAATTATATGAATTAAGTGAAGGAATGTACTTTGAAGATCTTTATGCTGATTTCATAAATGACTTCTTAGAAGCAGATTTTATAATAGGTCATAACGTTCAGTTTGATATTAAATTCTTAAAACATGAATTACTAGGTCTTGGAGAGTTCTTTGAACCTAACAACGTATTTTGTACTATGAAATATTATAAAGATATTTGTAAAATATTAAGACCTACTGGAGATTATAAAAATCCAAAACTTGAAGAAGTAATCAAACACTTAAATATAACTGATTCTGAAATAAGTGAAACTGCTAATAAATATTTCCAAGGTAGTGGAAACTATCACGATGCTAGATTTGATACAGCAGCAACTTATCTTACTGTTATAAATGGTATAAAAAAAGGATTAATTCCAAGAAATTATTTTACAAAACTTTTAGAAGCAAAATAA
- a CDS encoding PhoH family protein, with amino-acid sequence MKKTYILDTNVLLYSPGAIYSFEDNNVIIPEVVLEELDNIKKMNNDLGANARHVARELDKLRLSGSLSEGVNLPKGGKLKVVTNFYNTEIPEAWNISKPDNRIIQICKALKEKGEDVCLITKDIFERIKADTVGIKSEDFYEVVVPEFEEQYSGRMEVYTSSECLSKFFKNKVMEKKDLTFYDEENKCYVEPKLEINQFLIIHCNDNDKQTALGRFDGKVIRPLLYKDNNNIMGISPRNVGQKFMLECLSMDAKKAPLVIIKGPAGTAKTLFSLAVGLQKILEEESGQYRRILVCRPNVTMDEEIGYLPGTEQEKIAPFMRPIYDNLEILIDSDEKERYSNERELNDKIEELFERKIITTEAVAYLRGRSIIKNWIIIDEAQNLTPKQVKAIITRAGEGSKIILVGDPEQIDQAFLDSRSNGLCYASEKMKGSHLCYQVTLKYDECERSELAYEAAKRL; translated from the coding sequence TTGAAGAAAACTTATATATTAGATACCAATGTATTGCTATATTCACCAGGAGCTATATATTCATTTGAAGATAACAATGTTATTATTCCAGAGGTGGTTCTAGAGGAATTAGACAATATTAAAAAAATGAATAATGATTTAGGAGCTAATGCTAGGCATGTTGCAAGAGAATTAGATAAACTTAGATTAAGTGGGTCATTAAGCGAAGGAGTTAATTTACCTAAAGGCGGAAAGCTTAAGGTGGTTACTAACTTTTACAATACTGAAATACCAGAAGCATGGAATATAAGCAAGCCTGATAATAGAATAATACAAATTTGTAAGGCCTTAAAGGAAAAGGGAGAAGATGTTTGTTTAATAACTAAGGATATATTTGAGAGAATAAAGGCTGATACTGTTGGCATAAAATCAGAGGATTTTTATGAGGTTGTAGTTCCAGAATTTGAAGAACAATATAGTGGAAGAATGGAAGTTTACACAAGTTCTGAATGCTTAAGTAAATTCTTTAAAAATAAAGTTATGGAGAAAAAAGATTTAACTTTCTACGATGAAGAAAATAAGTGCTATGTGGAACCAAAATTAGAGATTAATCAATTTTTAATAATACACTGTAATGATAATGATAAACAAACTGCCTTAGGAAGATTTGATGGAAAAGTTATAAGACCTTTACTTTATAAAGATAACAATAATATTATGGGAATAAGTCCTAGAAATGTTGGCCAAAAATTTATGCTAGAATGTTTGAGCATGGATGCTAAAAAGGCACCTTTAGTAATTATAAAGGGGCCAGCAGGAACAGCAAAAACTTTATTTTCATTAGCTGTGGGATTACAAAAGATATTAGAAGAGGAAAGTGGACAATATAGAAGGATTTTAGTTTGTAGACCTAATGTAACAATGGATGAAGAAATAGGGTATTTGCCAGGAACTGAGCAAGAAAAAATAGCTCCATTTATGAGACCTATATATGATAATTTAGAGATTTTAATAGATTCAGATGAGAAAGAAAGATATTCAAATGAGAGGGAGCTAAATGATAAAATAGAGGAACTTTTTGAAAGAAAGATAATAACAACAGAGGCTGTGGCTTATTTAAGAGGAAGAAGTATAATAAAGAATTGGATTATAATAGATGAAGCACAAAACTTAACACCAAAGCAGGTTAAAGCAATTATAACAAGAGCTGGAGAAGGATCAAAAATAATACTAGTTGGAGATCCAGAGCAAATAGATCAAGCTTTCTTAGATTCAAGAAGTAATGGACTTTGTTATGCTTCAGAAAAGATGAAAGGAAGTCATCTTTGCTACCAAGTTACCTTAAAATATGACGAATGTGAGAGAAGTGAATTGGCTTATGAAGCTGCAAAAAGATTATAA
- a CDS encoding site-2 protease family protein, translating into MQFLLDAFLSIPAILIAFSVKEYTRAKMADKLGDKSPRFKGELTLDPLKHVDIAGALMMAFFGFGWSKSVEINKYAFKNPKKDALKVNIAAWLSNLVVAIIGVILTSLYLRFFGLRGDLSQIIFLMLQYIIILNVNFFVFNILPLPGLDCFRILEDLKPQLFYKLSGIVYQYYYPILIVIILLGRYVLAIPSQLVMAFVYSIGLFI; encoded by the coding sequence ATGCAATTTTTATTAGATGCGTTTCTTAGTATTCCAGCAATATTAATAGCTTTTTCAGTAAAAGAGTATACTCGTGCTAAAATGGCAGATAAATTAGGAGATAAATCACCAAGGTTTAAGGGGGAATTAACCTTAGATCCATTAAAGCATGTTGATATAGCTGGTGCCTTAATGATGGCTTTCTTTGGATTTGGTTGGAGTAAATCTGTAGAGATAAATAAATATGCATTTAAAAATCCAAAGAAGGATGCTCTTAAAGTTAACATAGCTGCATGGCTTTCAAACTTAGTTGTTGCCATAATTGGAGTAATACTTACAAGTTTATACTTAAGATTTTTTGGTTTAAGAGGAGATCTTTCTCAAATTATATTTTTAATGTTACAATATATAATAATATTAAATGTAAACTTCTTTGTATTTAATATATTACCACTTCCAGGACTTGATTGTTTTAGAATTTTAGAGGATCTTAAGCCTCAATTATTCTATAAGTTATCTGGAATAGTATATCAATATTATTATCCTATACTTATAGTTATAATACTTCTTGGAAGATATGTATTAGCTATACCATCTCAATTGGTTATGGCTTTTGTATATTCTATAGGTTTATTTATTTAA
- a CDS encoding CapA family protein, whose product MIRMSKKIKVILASLLIVCSVLVINSIISNNVVTTKGASIDEKEVIKENDKKGFFNRFSLGRKVNISAVGDIILHDEQIWSAYNEENKSYDFMNNFKYVKNFIEKSDIAYGTIEGTYAGEEIGYSGYPNYNGPDSMIDALKDTGFDIINVATDHSLDKGVEGASKTGEKIDKEMTSIGNKKYIIKKVKGIEIGFTSYTYESKEGELNGHKIPEDMNLNTFSYNKLDKELEEMKALVEEMKNEGAEFIVFGMHWGVEYKTEPSKYQVKIAEALNEYGVDLILGSNPHVVQPIEEIEGEDGNKTLVAYSLGNFISNQRLETMGDRRTADGVILNLTLDKSRKGVKMEKWDYTSTWVYKIPRENKKSDYYILPVEETLNSEEGKKLDQETLNQLNKSLEATKSIVEK is encoded by the coding sequence ATGATAAGAATGTCTAAAAAAATTAAAGTAATTTTAGCCTCTCTACTTATTGTTTGTTCTGTTTTAGTAATAAATAGTATTATAAGCAATAATGTTGTAACGACAAAGGGAGCTAGTATTGATGAAAAAGAAGTAATTAAGGAGAATGATAAAAAGGGATTTTTTAATAGGTTTAGCTTAGGAAGAAAGGTTAATATAAGTGCTGTAGGAGACATAATATTACATGATGAACAAATATGGTCTGCATATAATGAAGAAAATAAGTCCTATGATTTTATGAATAATTTTAAGTATGTAAAGAACTTCATAGAAAAAAGTGATATAGCCTATGGAACAATTGAGGGAACTTATGCTGGAGAAGAAATAGGGTATTCTGGATATCCTAATTATAATGGGCCAGATTCCATGATAGATGCCTTAAAAGATACGGGATTTGATATTATAAATGTAGCAACGGATCATTCTTTAGATAAGGGAGTAGAGGGAGCTAGTAAAACTGGAGAAAAAATAGATAAAGAGATGACTTCAATTGGGAATAAGAAGTATATTATTAAAAAAGTAAAGGGAATAGAAATAGGATTTACATCTTATACTTATGAGAGCAAAGAGGGAGAGTTAAATGGTCATAAAATTCCTGAAGATATGAATTTAAATACTTTTTCTTATAATAAATTAGATAAGGAACTAGAGGAGATGAAAGCTTTAGTAGAAGAGATGAAGAATGAAGGAGCAGAGTTTATAGTCTTTGGAATGCACTGGGGTGTAGAGTATAAAACTGAACCTAGTAAATATCAAGTAAAAATTGCTGAAGCCTTAAATGAATATGGAGTTGACTTAATATTAGGAAGTAATCCTCATGTTGTACAGCCTATAGAAGAAATAGAGGGTGAAGATGGAAATAAGACTTTAGTAGCTTATTCTTTAGGTAATTTTATATCTAATCAAAGACTAGAGACTATGGGAGATAGAAGAACAGCTGATGGTGTTATATTGAATTTAACCTTAGATAAGAGTAGAAAAGGGGTTAAAATGGAGAAATGGGATTACACTTCAACTTGGGTATATAAAATTCCAAGAGAAAATAAAAAATCAGATTATTATATATTACCAGTTGAAGAGACTTTAAATAGTGAAGAAGGAAAAAAACTAGATCAGGAAACCTTAAATCAGTTAAATAAGTCTTTAGAAGCAACTAAATCTATAGTAGAGAAATAA
- a CDS encoding Ppx/GppA phosphatase family protein: MDRIGVIDIGSNSVRLTLAEVEKSGYFKIIDELKEHIRLGSDFFACSVLDEEKIKLTISSIKAFKSMCISCGASKIILIGSESIKNVDEKINLKEIIKKELGLELRILSNEEEINYNFLGAKNSLYIDNSLLLDINGNNTHLCWLKNNEIYKEVTLPFGYVTLTSLFQLNDMIGYKNNTNCVNYIKEHLEKIDWLKDNSFKSVIGVGGSFRNLGKIDRRRKRYPIDIVHNYVLYDYDIDEMFHLLKSKNLRQRQKIEGLSPSRADVIVASTDLIKEVLSFTNTNEVIICGRGLREGLIYEYIIDKFHTYDDILDVSLKGIMDTLNINIPHAQNVCKLAFSLFEGLKPLHHLGDEFKNILKTASLLHDCGISIRYYDHHVHSFYIILNSHISGLTHKEILLSALCAAYHRNNSFQAPIAKYSTIINRLDVKHVEYLGVILKLAEGLDRGLTGHVENVNVIINEDTVNLKLYSEYDLELELRQARRSSKVFEEVYNKNLVIEKA, from the coding sequence ATGGATAGAATAGGAGTAATAGACATAGGCTCTAACTCTGTAAGATTAACACTTGCTGAAGTTGAGAAGTCTGGATATTTTAAAATAATTGATGAATTAAAAGAGCATATAAGACTTGGCTCTGATTTCTTCGCTTGCTCTGTTTTAGACGAAGAGAAAATTAAGCTTACAATCTCATCTATAAAAGCTTTTAAATCTATGTGCATCTCTTGTGGTGCATCAAAAATTATACTTATAGGTTCAGAAAGCATTAAAAATGTAGATGAAAAAATTAATCTTAAAGAAATAATAAAAAAAGAACTTGGATTAGAACTTAGAATATTATCTAATGAAGAAGAAATTAATTATAACTTTTTAGGAGCTAAAAATTCTCTTTATATAGATAATTCTCTTCTTTTGGATATAAACGGAAATAACACTCACTTATGTTGGTTAAAAAACAACGAAATTTATAAAGAAGTTACTCTACCCTTTGGATATGTGACTTTAACATCCTTATTCCAATTAAACGACATGATTGGATATAAAAATAATACAAACTGTGTTAATTATATTAAGGAACACCTTGAAAAAATAGATTGGCTTAAAGATAATTCATTTAAATCTGTTATAGGTGTTGGAGGTTCTTTCAGAAACCTAGGAAAAATTGATAGACGTAGAAAAAGATATCCTATTGATATAGTTCATAATTATGTTCTTTATGACTATGATATTGATGAGATGTTTCACCTACTAAAAAGTAAAAATCTTCGTCAGAGACAAAAAATTGAAGGACTTTCTCCATCTAGAGCTGATGTCATAGTTGCTTCTACAGACTTAATAAAAGAAGTTTTAAGCTTCACAAATACTAATGAAGTAATAATATGTGGTCGTGGCCTTAGAGAAGGACTTATATATGAATATATAATAGATAAATTCCATACTTATGATGATATTTTAGATGTAAGTTTAAAGGGAATTATGGATACTTTAAACATAAATATTCCTCATGCTCAAAATGTATGTAAGCTTGCTTTTTCACTATTTGAAGGGTTAAAACCACTTCATCATTTAGGAGATGAATTTAAGAATATATTAAAAACAGCCTCCTTACTTCATGATTGTGGTATAAGCATAAGATATTATGATCACCACGTACACTCATTTTATATTATTTTAAACTCTCATATAAGTGGATTAACTCATAAAGAAATATTATTAAGTGCATTATGTGCCGCTTACCATAGAAATAACTCTTTCCAAGCTCCAATTGCTAAATATTCAACTATAATAAATAGATTAGATGTAAAACATGTAGAGTATTTAGGAGTTATTCTTAAGCTTGCTGAAGGCTTAGACAGAGGATTAACTGGCCATGTAGAAAATGTTAATGTGATAATTAATGAAGATACTGTTAATTTAAAACTTTATTCTGAATATGATTTAGAATTAGAGCTTCGTCAAGCTAGAAGAAGTTCTAAAGTCTTTGAAGAAGTTTATAATAAAAATCTAGTTATTGAAAAAGCCTAA